CCGCACGGCGTATACTTTCATGGGGCCGGAAGAGAACGGCGTCCAGCATTTGGTGACGCTGACGATCGACCGCAAGATTCAGGACGACAATCTTAAGTTTTATGCCCGCGACCGGATAGATGTCATGGCGAATACGCTTCAAGGGATGGAGATACTGAAAGAAGAAGAGCGGACGCTGGATAACGGGATGCGGGTGTTTGAAATGGCCTGCAAGTGGGTTCCACTGGATGGGAAAGTACTATTTCAGCGGCATTATTATATGATAATTGATCGGGTGGGGTATATATTTTCGGGGACGTTCAGCAAGCAATCGATGAAGACGATTGGGGTCGATGTCGAGCGGATGATAAGCAGTTTCAAGCCGACGATTCCGGCAACATTGGGCTAGTCGGCGGCGGCGTCTGTGCGCCGGTCGTCAATTTCATTGCCTTCGTATACATATCTTTGGCGGCAATTTCCATGGCTTTTGGGGGATTCAATCGACATTGATGATGTCAGGTGGTCGGCAATATTGGACAAAAATGTCCTTGACAAAATGTTGAAAAATGGTATATTTATTCTGTTCCACAGATAAAGGCAACTCGGGTTGTGGGTTGCC
The sequence above is drawn from the Candidatus Zixiibacteriota bacterium genome and encodes:
- a CDS encoding DcrB-related protein; its protein translation is MAEMNNQFTMELPDGWDDRTAYTFMGPEENGVQHLVTLTIDRKIQDDNLKFYARDRIDVMANTLQGMEILKEEERTLDNGMRVFEMACKWVPLDGKVLFQRHYYMIIDRVGYIFSGTFSKQSMKTIGVDVERMISSFKPTIPATLG